The Brachionichthys hirsutus isolate HB-005 chromosome 17, CSIRO-AGI_Bhir_v1, whole genome shotgun sequence genome segment tttatttttgctgttttgtcTTGCCCATGGCTTTCACTCTAAAAGGGGAGCTGGTCCTGGCTTGTTTGTACGAAAGCCTGTAGTAGAGTGGAAGAGAATGGAGACACTGATAGgtgaagaaatgaaagaagacCCTTTACCCAAATCCCGAGTCTGGAGAAGTGGCCCGAGTGGTGGATCCTCAAAACCCGAAGCGAGGATAGTTCCTGAGTATGTGACTGTCTCGGCATCCGATGATCACAGAGAGGCTTTCAAGCCAGAAAGGGGTGCCAGACCGCTCCCTGACACGATCAGGGAAATGCTACTTGGCACGAACATCACTCCTACTGTCACGGAGAAACCAACAACTGGAAATGGGGTCGTTGAAATCCTGTGCCATATCGACCGGATGTATGTGAGAATCAGGAGAAAGATTTTTCAGACTAGGGAAGCGTACAAATATTTGAAACTCGGCTCCTGCCCTGTTAACCAAGGCAGCAAAGAACATTACTATCTTCTGTATCTTCTGACAACAGACTGCAGCTTCACTCAGCAGGTTAGTAAAGGTGTTCATTTCAGTAATCCACGTTTTCTTCTCCATCCTGATATGCTCTTTTTGTTCCAGAGCAATATAGATGATGTGCTGATTGGCAACGTGCTCCACTATGATCCACCTGGTCCTGTTTTAAGGGAATTATCATTTAACATTCCCCTGCAGTGCAAATTTCCCAGGTAAATAACCGGTTTAAAGTTTACCGGATTGTGAAAATGTCAGTTTATTTTGGCTACCGGCAGTGTTACCGTGACCTGAACGCCGACCTTATTTGACTTGCAGGTATTTTCACTCCTTCAAAGTTGGCTTCCGTCCCATGCTGCAGGGAGGCACAGTCTTCAAAGCGCTGCAAGCGATAACCAGCTTTATACTCGCTCCTCAAGATGGTAAATTTGCTTAAAGCAAAtgttctctttgtgtttggggggggggctgctggttcATTTGAGTTCACCTGTATATGACCCAAATGTTCATAACTTAATTTCacaacaggagcatacattccTTTAAATGTATGCTTAAAAAAATGTACTGCATGTAATCATGAGTGCACTGGGAGTACTTTGTGACTGCATTCTAATATTGCCACCAACTCCACTGGGGATccacacaaaataaatttaaGACTGGATTTCTTAACAGTCATAAGAGGTCTTATATTTCTCCCTTGCACGCAGCCTCCGGGAACGAAATCTCCAGTGACCAATCCTACACCTTAGGCCAGGCGATGTATTTTGAAGCCAAGCAGCCTAATGGTACAACAACATCTGGAGATCAGAGGCTTTACATCGACAAGTGCTTCATGACTGCCTCCCTGAACCCCGGTTCGGCTCCTAAATATACAGTAATCGACAAACGAGGGTAATGACAAACTCAGAATAGATGCACATATTACATGTGTCTTTTGGCAGTAAAGGTGAATTTCTCTCATTGCAGCTGCATGATTGATGCCGAGGTGACGGACCAGTCAAAATTCCATGATGGCCCCTCCAAGATGATCCAGAAATTCAGTGTGGGGTCCTTCGTTTTTAAAGACAGGGCTTCCATTTCCGCTTTACCGCAGGTATTGTTAAGAACAAGAGCGACAGATTTAAAGCGTTTGTGCGTCGATATTGAAATTTGATACCTTTTTCAGCAACTCTACATGCACTGTGAAATGTCCGTGGGGGACGTGACTCCAACGCAGAGTTCCAAGGCTTGCAATTACGACCTAGAAACCCAAATGTGAGTCTGGCTCAGGTAAAGTGTCACAGGTAGGGGGGGGCGGAGTTCCTTCCTGAAAGATCTGTCAGCTGAAACGTTTGAGACCAATACTCGAAGCATTCACAGCATTTGGCTACATTTCAGAATTTGCGCTTTTGATTTGATCACCATAACGCCCCACTGAATTTTCAAGGTGCGCTAACGCTAATGAACTTAGGTGGAAGGAGCTATACGGCGATTCCTCTGTGTGCACCTGTTGTGAATCCACCTGCTCATCGGCACAGCCCAAAGGTACTCTTCCCTTTTCTATTTACACCTGTTGAAGGATAAAGCGATTGTTCTGTATGACCTTCATGGCTTAATGCCAC includes the following:
- the zp3c gene encoding zona pellucida sperm-binding protein 3, with amino-acid sequence MTLMHVCFLFLLFCLAHGFHSKRGAGPGLFVRKPVVEWKRMETLIGEEMKEDPLPKSRVWRSGPSGGSSKPEARIVPEYVTVSASDDHREAFKPERGARPLPDTIREMLLGTNITPTVTEKPTTGNGVVEILCHIDRMYVRIRRKIFQTREAYKYLKLGSCPVNQGSKEHYYLLYLLTTDCSFTQQSNIDDVLIGNVLHYDPPGPVLRELSFNIPLQCKFPRYFHSFKVGFRPMLQGGTVFKALQAITSFILAPQDASGNEISSDQSYTLGQAMYFEAKQPNGTTTSGDQRLYIDKCFMTASLNPGSAPKYTVIDKRGCMIDAEVTDQSKFHDGPSKMIQKFSVGSFVFKDRASISALPQQLYMHCEMSVGDVTPTQSSKACNYDLETQMWKELYGDSSVCTCCESTCSSAQPKASRNIISSPSWKVDLRST